From the genome of Adhaeribacter pallidiroseus:
ACGGCATTTATTTACCTTTCGACGAAGCCCGCTTTGCCAAGTTTAAAGAAGGAATTACCTGGTTGCACGAGCAGGTAGTAAAAAGTGGTGCCCGCATTATTCACGTAACCCCACCGGACTACGACGAATATAAAGGAAAACAAACCGGCTACGCAGCGGTACTGGATAAATACGCCGATTGGTTAATGAGTCAACGAAAATCTGGCAAATGGGAAGTGGTGGATATTCATTATCCGATGCAGAAGTACTTGCGGGCGCACCGCCTGGTAGATGCGCAATTTAAAATAGATGGCTTTGCCTTGGCTCCGGACGGCGTACATCCGGGCGAAACCGGCCACTGGATTATGAGCCGCGAAGTTTTAAAATACATTGGTTTTAAGGAAGCCGCTACAGCACCAAGCATCGCCGAAAGTTTAAAGCAAATTCCGGAAGCCACCCAGTACTTAAAACTAGTAACGGAACGCCAAAATTTACTGCGCGACGCCTGGCTCAGCGATACCCAGCACCAACGCCCTGGCTTGCCGGCGGGTTTACCTCTCTCGGAAGCGCAAACCAAAGCCGCCGAACTTAAAAAGCAACTGCAAACTTTATTAGCCAGTAAAAAATAATTTTTTTGATTTTCTGCAGATGCTAGTCTATGCTTTTAACTAAAGGCATTCGGGTGTAAAAAGTACTTCTTTTACGATACAAACTACTGGCCTGCATTCGCCCGAGAAAAGGATTAGCAATAAGTAATTCGCGTAAAATCAAGATCTATCTCGTAAATTGCTTCCTTGTAAGATTGTAAGAGCGTTCTAGCACCATTTAAAAATGAAAAAATTTAAATTTTACTTCCTGGCCTTGTTTATTCTGGTCAACTTTAAAACAACCGCGCAAAAAGCCGGGAAATGGATTTACTTATTCGACGGAAAATCGGCAGCTCCTTTGCGCGGATACATGCTGGATGGTTTCCCGACGGAAGCCTGGAAAATAGAAGATAATGCCTTGGTAGCCCAAACCGGAGTACCCAACATTGACCTGGTGACGAAAGAAAATTTTAAAAATTTTGAATTAGTACTGGATTGGAAAGTATCGGAAGCCGGCAACAGTGGCGTATTTTTTCACGTGCAGGAAGATTCGCGCCACGAATCGGGGAATGGCAACAGCCCCAACTGGCTGGATAATTTTGAAATGCAACTGCTGGATGACATCAACTTTAATGATAAAGCCCCAATTCGTTCGGCGGGTTCGCTTTACGATTTGATAGTGCCGGTAAACAAAAAGTTAAAGCCAGTAGGAGAATACAATCAATCCCGGTTAATCGTGAACAACAAGCACGTGGAGCATTGGCTGAATGGCGCCAAAGTGGTGGAGTACGAAATAGATTCTCCGGAAATGAATAAATTAATCAGTAGCAGCAAGTTCAAAGACAACCCGAAGTTTGCGAAAACAACCAGCGGCCGCATCATGCTGCAGCATCACGGGCAAAAAGTTTGGCTGAAGAATATTAAAGTACGAACCTTGTAAGATCCTGTAGGTCGCTTCATAAACTTATGTTTCTGCAACTTCCGAATCATAGGAAATAAGAAGATTTTGATTAACTCCAACCACAAAAAAGCCCGTAGATCTAAATTACGGGCTTTTTTGTGGTTATAAAAAATTAAAAATTTAAAAAAATAGCCTTGAATTTAAATAAACCGGCATTTTATTTTGATTAAATCTAATGAAAACAAAGTACTTGGCCAGTAGAAAATGAAGTTTTACGTATTGTTTATTCCGCAGAAATTAGTTGATAAATCGTTTTTTACAAACCCGTTTTCTACGAGTAATAGATTTTAGCACACAACTTTGTTTTAGTTTAATTTTGTTGATTAAATTACTTTTAAATCTCCTAACTAAAAACTACTTGCGTTTTAAAATTAAAATGACAATCGGGCCGATTACCCGAAGCATTTAGACCACAACTTAAAGTAATTTACTTGAATAAAAAAGCAGCGTGTTGGTGTCGTCAGCTTTAACTTAAAACAGGTGCATACTAACCTTTTTAAATCACTAACCAAATGAACAGAAATGTAAAAATTATTTCAAAGAAGACAGAATAAAGCAGGGTATTACCTGTAAAAAGTGCCGTGGTACCAACGGCCAGTGGCTTACCGCTATAAGATTAAGAGTAGTTTGCGGGCATAAACACTTCGGGTCGGTTTAGAACCACCTTAATAAGCGGTACGGTGCTGGCAGGACCAAATGCAAGAAGAAATATTAGATATTATTAATATAGTATTTTATATTTGTTCAGCTAGGTGCGTTTATACCGCTATATTGGTGTACTAAACGCACCAATGTCGTTTAGCAGTAAGTTATGCCTCATTATAGAATAAAAATTCAATGATAGAACTTAGAGTAGCAAGGGGATGGGCAGTTTTCATATATCTAACTGCTCCACTACTTATCTTTCTTTTCGGATGGCTTTTATTTATGCCTTTCCTGCCTAATGCAAAAGGGAATTCTAACAATTTAATTTGGTTTCTTACTCCGGTTTCATTGGGAATGATTGGGCTAATGGTAATTGGATTACTAGATACAATATTTGGAAAAGTAGTAATTGAAGCAGACAGAATTTATTCTAAAAGCATCTTATCAAACAGGGAGTTATTGTTTAATGAAATAAGTACTCAATCAAAATTAAGTATAGGAAAAAGGGATAAGTCAAGTTGTTTGAAATCCAGGGTAAAAGAGGTACCAAAACCAGTAATGATGCGCTCTAGAGCTTGTTTCAAATGGGTTAAAGAAAGATAGTCCGCCGCTTTGAGCCAATGATGTTTGATTTGCTTCCAAAGTTGTTCGATCCGGTTTAAGTGGGGGCTATACTTAGGTAAAAAAAAGAGGTAAAGGCCTTTGCTTTCCCACTCGGCTTGTTTAGCGCGAAAGGTAGTACTGGTATGTAAAGGGGCATTATCTAAAACAATCACCGTCATTTGGGATATAGTTGGGCAAAAATCTTCCAGGCATTCTATAATAAAATCAGCAGTAAGGCTTTCTTGTTTCTGGTAAGCCGTGAGCTGATTAGTAGTCGACAATAAGCCAAACACATTCACCCGGGCACTGCGTTGCGCTAAGAGGCAAGCTTGCTTGCCTTTTTTAATCCAACCATAAGGAACAGTCGGCATCAGCGAAAAACCACTCTCATCCCCAAAGCACAGGTCGATGTATCCAGCTTGGGCCAAGAACAGTAAAGTAAATAAGGTAGTGCGTTTTTGTTCATATTCTTTTTCGTCCTGCAAGGGCTTTACCCACTGGCGGAAGCGTTTCCAGCGGTAACCAATTTTTTTAAAAACCGCTTGAGCGTACTTTCACTCAGGGACTGACCCAGTTGCTGCTCGATTTGGGCTTTTGCTAGTTTCAAGCGCTTGTTTTCCTTTTCAAGCTGCTCTTCGACTACTTGCACATGGGCCTGGTTCTGTAGCTTCAACAAGGGCTTTCTGCCTTGGCCGGATTGGTTTTGCAAGCCGGTTACTCCCCTCGCTTCAAAGCGATTGAACCACTGATAAATACTGAGATCAGCTACTTGGAACATGGCCGCTAACTCTTGAACCGAGTAGCCGGCAGCAGACAACAGAATGGCCTGACAGCGGTTGCGGAACCGGTAGCTTTTCCCCATTTTATGACCTTGCTCTAAAGCGTGTTTTTGTTCTGGAGTAAGTCCTTTGATATAGCGCATAGCGCAAAGTTACTATTTACTATTTTCTTATGCTTAATTTTGAATCAGTACTTACTTGGGTTCAGAATTAATGAAAACGATATAATAATTGAACCAAATAAACCTGACAAAAAGAGAATTAAAATCAGTACCTACTTTAGCAGAACAAATGAATTAGTTGAATGGTTAGCATCTCAGTACCCGAACTTAGACTCATTAAATGCCGCACAGGAAGAGCTTGAAATTGTTTTCGACCAATCTTTAGGAAAGACTCCCAAACAAAGAGAAGAAAGATTTTCAAAGGCCCGAGGAACAGCTAAAATTATAAATTGGATTGGAGGTATAGTTGGAATATGGACGTGGTTCTGGACAAACCCATATGAATTTGCTATTATTGCCTCAATTGCAGTTCCTATAATTGCTATAATTGCCTTAAAACTTTCAAAAGGACTTATTAAGATTGATGAGAGAAACAACTCTGCTTATCCAACAATTTGTTATGGTTTCATTATCCCTAGTTTAGGATTGTTTATGCGGACTCTATTAGACTTTAACATTTTTAATTATGATAAGGTCTGGATTTCAACTAGTGCAATTACAATTATAATTATGGTTGTTTTATTAGTAAGCAACAAAGAATTTAAAATTAAAAGAGTTAATGATTGGATTGCTGTTATTAGTTTGTCTTTAATAACTTTCGCTTACGGATTTGGTGTCATAATAATTTTAAATTGCCTATATGACAAATCTGAACCGGAACTATTTAATCCAAAAGTATTGGAAAAGAGAATAAGCGCTGGCAGTTCAACGGATTACTATTTGCAACTAACTGCTTGGGGGCAACAGAAGGAGGAGGAAGAAGTATCCGTATCAAAAGAATTTTATAACCAAGTAAACAAGAATGATGTCGTAAAACTTTATTTTAAGAAAGGACTTTTGGAAATCCCGTGGTTTACACTAGGAAGATAAAAAATAACAAAGGCATAACGTTTAGTATATACATAATCCTCACTTCGTTGCGGACTTTGCATATACTAAACGTTATGCCACATTCAAAGACATGAGATTAAATAAAGCAATAAGGACAGTATTACCACCAATTGCAGGCTATTTAACATTCTTACTTTTTGACGGACTTTTTGAAAAGCTATTTCCTCTAGAGCCTTATGATGAGCCTTCAGCACCAGGAATAGTTTTTGTGTTTTGGAAACTTGGTGATCTAGCAATGATCGCACTAGGTTTCACATTTCAATACAAAGTAATTGTTCCAAAGACAAACAATAGCACAAAAAAAGTAATTATTCGAGCAGCTTTATTCGGAATTATACTTGGGGTGATTTTATCTTTTATAGATTCATTTTACAGAGCTAGTATAAAAGATGTATTAATAGAATTTGTAAGGTTCCTTGTTGATTATGAAAGCTTTGTAATGAGAAACTTAGCGCTTCTAACGGTTTTTAACTTTATTGAAAATAAGAAAAAGGTAAATAGTGGTTTAAGGAGCAAAATAATTAACGAGGCATAACAAAACCTAAAGCGCATTAAGAACGCGCCATAGCCAATCCGTTGTGTGTAATATTGACATGAAAGAAACAAGCCGTCAGGAAAGAATAGGATATTTAAGACAGCAGCAAGAACGCAGGCATTTTCTTGGTGACTTTCTTATGGCTTTGTCTAAAATCATTGGAAAGGAGATTCCTGAGGCTGCCGTTTTGAAGCTTGAAGAAACAAATGCAGCAACGGACAAGCTACATCAAAGAGAATCTCAGGCACCGACATTAAGATTTACATTCCCGTTCACTCAGGTTGAGAAATTTAGAGAAATATTCTCTTCCCTAAAACCAGACCTAAGCGACCCTGATTCCTATTTTGCAACGGCAAGATTCTTCAACTCATTTTTCCTGCGATTAGACAGCTCTTTTGCCGTAGATAAACTGGAAGAGATAATAGAACTGGATAGTAATACATTCTATATATTCCACAAGGATTTCAAGAACGGACTCTCAGTTGACAGCAATGAGGAGAAATGGACTGAAAACGGTAAGACTGAATATGTTTGGACTTATGAATTGAGTGTGTGGGGTAAAGAATGGGTAAATAAAATTCATTTAGCTTACAATAAGCATACATAAAAATACTACACACAACGGTCTCGTGTAAACGGCAGCTACGGCCGACGGCCTTGCCGCCGTTTACACGAGACCGTTGTGCGTCATGTAATAGAGTTAATTGAAAGTATAAAGTGAAAAAGGAAATTAAATATTCCGCATTTGGCTCGTTAGGAATAACTATTTTTTATTTCGCAATATCGTTTTTTTATTTTTATGGAGCCCATTTCGATCCTTCAACAAACTCTCCTTTTCGTAAAGCATTTGAAAAAATAATTATTTCTCCCGCATTCATAACCTTTGGATTTCGATATGCAGGTGAAGAAGGATTAGCGTGGGTTATAGGTGTGGTAATTTTTGGAATCACCTGGATAATAGGCTTTTATTTAATCAAGACGATTGTCAAAGCATATAAATTAAAAAAAGCACGCTCGCACAACAATGGCTAAAAATAATCGGGCGGGTAAATGTAATGAAATTACAATTAGACCATTACTTTTGTCGAATGGCCAAGGCCGTAACACTTTAAGCCCGATAGCTTTTAGCCTGAAACGTTAGGCAACATTCATAAGAAATATAATTTGGAAGATTTAAAACAGGTCTATTATCTTTTAAAGAGCAAATGGAATGTTAAATCCTTTGAGTTTCTTCAAACTGGATATTGGGATACGGATAGAAAAATAAAATCCATCGATTTAACTGACATAAGACTAGAGGATGAAAACAGTGAAAAAGAAGAAGGCTATCTCTATTTAATTGAAATATATAATACGGTTAAAATTGAAGTTTTTAATAAAAGTTCTTTCTATCTAATTGAAAGTCTACATCAAAATACCTTAACATTATCCTGCTATTCTGAATACCAGCAGAAAGAAGCTTATAAGGTATTCACCTTTAAATTAGAAAAATAAACAATGCCTAACCACACCTTTACGGTAGCTGCTCCAACGCAAAGCCCAGTATGTTAGGAGCCATTCTTTAAAATTGAATAAAAAATTATTGGATAAACAAACAGATAACCCTAAAAATGAATCACAACAGCTTATCCAGGGTAATGGGCAAGTCGCGGACGCGTTTACCGGTAGCATGGTAAATCGCGTTAGCAATAGCCGCGGCCGTGCCCACAATCCCAATCTCGCCTAATCCTTTCGCGCCAATCGGGTTTACGATAGCGTCGTGTTCTTCCACAAAAATTACGTCCAGGTCGTGAATATCGGCATTTACGGGTACGTGGTATTCCGCTAAGTCATGGTTCATAAACCGGCCAAAGTTATGGTCCATTACGGATTCTTCTTCTAAAGCCATACCAATTCCCCAGACAATGCCTCCAATAATTTGACTTTCAGCAGTTTTGGGATTAAGCACCCGGCCACCCGCAATGGCACTCACTACCCGAGTAACGCGAACCGTACCAAAATCTTCGTCTACTTTTACCTCCACAAACACCGCGGAATGCGTGAACATGGAATATTTTTTTTGTTTCGACTCGGGTTTAGCGGTGGCTTCCGCTTCTACACTATGCAGGTCGCTTTGCCGCATTATATCAATTATGGAAAGCGCTTGGGAGGCACTGTTTTTTAAATGCATTTGCCCGTTGGCG
Proteins encoded in this window:
- a CDS encoding SGNH/GDSL hydrolase family protein, with the protein product MNRSLRFTLILSFLLIPVFSVSAQPMAPNVQRVVFLGNSITYAGNYVNNVAAYVMAQNPARNLEFINVGLPSETVSGLSEEGHAGGSFPRPDLHERLSRVLEKIKPDQVFACYGMNDGIYLPFDEARFAKFKEGITWLHEQVVKSGARIIHVTPPDYDEYKGKQTGYAAVLDKYADWLMSQRKSGKWEVVDIHYPMQKYLRAHRLVDAQFKIDGFALAPDGVHPGETGHWIMSREVLKYIGFKEAATAPSIAESLKQIPEATQYLKLVTERQNLLRDAWLSDTQHQRPGLPAGLPLSEAQTKAAELKKQLQTLLASKK
- a CDS encoding 3-keto-disaccharide hydrolase yields the protein MKKFKFYFLALFILVNFKTTAQKAGKWIYLFDGKSAAPLRGYMLDGFPTEAWKIEDNALVAQTGVPNIDLVTKENFKNFELVLDWKVSEAGNSGVFFHVQEDSRHESGNGNSPNWLDNFEMQLLDDINFNDKAPIRSAGSLYDLIVPVNKKLKPVGEYNQSRLIVNNKHVEHWLNGAKVVEYEIDSPEMNKLISSSKFKDNPKFAKTTSGRIMLQHHGQKVWLKNIKVRTL
- a CDS encoding IS630 family transposase, whose translation is MQDEKEYEQKRTTLFTLLFLAQAGYIDLCFGDESGFSLMPTVPYGWIKKGKQACLLAQRSARVNVFGLLSTTNQLTAYQKQESLTADFIIECLEDFCPTISQMTVIVLDNAPLHTSTTFRAKQAEWESKGLYLFFLPKYSPHLNRIEQLWKQIKHHWLKAADYLSLTHLKQALERIITGFGTSFTLDFKQLDLSLFPILNFD
- a CDS encoding helix-turn-helix domain-containing protein, whose translation is MRYIKGLTPEQKHALEQGHKMGKSYRFRNRCQAILLSAAGYSVQELAAMFQVADLSIYQWFNRFEARGVTGLQNQSGQGRKPLLKLQNQAHVQVVEEQLEKENKRLKLAKAQIEQQLGQSLSESTLKRFLKKLVTAGNASASG